A stretch of Mya arenaria isolate MELC-2E11 chromosome 14, ASM2691426v1 DNA encodes these proteins:
- the LOC128218454 gene encoding chymotrypsin-like protease CTRL-1: MNTYFVAAVVCVWMNLNLCKGFTFDLCPYLINGGTCEPTCQFVASHRWGIPLCVHGINSCCIPPALMIRRRPPTPNTTTTSTTTMSMPTNSNICGRGRPHSRVRRVIGGRRAPERSWPWQVAIRHFTGRYLCGGVIIAHRWILTAAHCFQDTTDVQHLRVYVGHQSLPYGSNVLGRSRNINRIIQHEDFQPNVPENVTDPQTGRTSTIQRHHHDLALIELVDALVFTNSLRPVCLPEQEDNLETNDCWVSGWGETSIQSDDVNEHLQEVSGVMESARTCSQRWGANFTDGIVCFSSGGSGPCKGDSGGGMTCTQGDDRSVLTGIISWGRDDCVHDEHPSVLTRVGAYLPWIHNHIDL; the protein is encoded by the exons atgaatacatacttCGTCGCCGCGGTTGTTTGTGTGTGGATGAATTTGAATTTGTGCAAAG GCTTCACATTTGACTTGTGCCCGTACCTGATCAACGGGGGCACATGTGAGCCGACGTGTCAGTTCGTGGCTAGTCATCGCTGGGGCATCCCACTATGCGTACATGGCATCAACAGTTGCTGTATCCCGCCTG CTCTTATGATCCGCCGACGACCACCAACTCCAAATACGACAACGACATCAACGACGACGATGTCGATGCCAACCAACTCTAACATATGTGGGAGAGGTCGTCCCCATTCGCGCGTGCGTCGTGTTATTGGTGGCCGGCGTGCGCCTGAGCGTTCATGGCCTTGGCAGGTGGCCATCCGTCACTTCACAGGCCGCTACCTGTGTGGAGGAGTTATTATTGCCCACCGATGGATACTAACTGCGGCCCATTGTTTCCAAGA CACCACGGATGTCCAGCATCTACGCGTATATGTTGGTCATCAATCATTGCCATACGGCTCCAACGTCCTGGGACGCAGTCGTAACATCAATCGCATAATTCAG CACGAGGACTTCCAACCCAACGTTCCGGAAAATGTCACTGACCCTCAGACGGGCCGTACGTCCACAATCCAACGCCACCACCACGACCTCGCCCTCATAGAACTTGTGGACGCACTTGTCTTCACGAACTCTCTGAGGCCTGTCTGTCTACCGGAGCAAGAAGACAACTTGGAGACAAACGATTGTTGGGTGTCTGGCTGGGGAGAAACTTCCA TTCAATCGGACGATGTGAACGAGCATCTGCAGGAAGTCAGTGGTGTCATGGAAAGCGCAAGGACCTGCTCACAGCGATGGGGTGCAAATTTCACAGATGGTATTGTCTGCTTCAGTAGTGGAGGCAGCGGACCATGCAAG GGTGACTCTGGCGGTGGTATGACGTGTACACAAGGTGACGATAGGTCCGTTCTGACAGGAATAATCTCTTGGGGGCGGGACGACTGTGTACACGATGAGCACCCCAGCGTCCTGACGCGTGTGGGCGCCTACCTTCCGTGGATCCACAACCACATTGACCTCTGA